From the Eschrichtius robustus isolate mEscRob2 chromosome 19, mEscRob2.pri, whole genome shotgun sequence genome, the window ttacaggtaagaaaccTAAGATTCAGAGATTGTTActtaacttgcctaagatcacagcaGGCCTTGAAGGTCAGCTGGCTGGATTCCAGAGTCTGTTCTCTTAACCATTATGCCCCAGGGAGGCagtaaacaaacgaacaaaccaatcaatataattaaatgaaaagaattaGCACCTATATGCCAGGCTCTATAAGCTTCAAGTCACCCAGGACAAAGACAAACACAATCACCCAATCATTCAGTCATCCATCTTTGTCTTACACACACAATGGCTTCCACAGATGAGGCCAGAGAACGAAGAAAGGCTGACGTCTGCCTCTCTAGAGCAATGAATCCCCTAAACTCACCAGAGTTCTTCCAGGGCCACGTTCTTTTCCAACATCAATGCTAAGGCTTGAGCGCCCACACTGCCAATGTTGTTCCCCACCAGGCTGGATGTaatcaaggaagaaaaatatgtcaGAGCAGGGAGGGACCTCAGAGATAAGATAACCCAGGAAGTGCAAAATGCATGGCACCCATTGCCCCATGTCCTAGTCTGCTCCATGTCAGACATCACTAATTGATTACAGTGCTCTTTTTCATTAAGCCCAGAAGTAGCTTTAGAATCCTTCCCAACATAGTGTACTGCGCAGCCCCCACTAACAGACTGGAGTTGGCCCTTGAGCTAAAGTGTATCTGATCTAGCCCAAGACCTTCAGTGTACAGATAGGGAATCAAGACCCCTGAGAGGAGAAGTGACCCAAAGTCACCCAGAAAGACTCAAGTGTCCTGACTCCAAATCCAGTGGCTTTTCTTTCTCATCCAATTATCTAATATAAGGGGCTAAAAATGAAGTTCAAAGATCTTCAGAACTGGCCCaagctcctccctcctcctgttGGCTCCCCCATGACAATTTCAGGACAAACACTGAGGCATACCTGAGCCACCTCAAGCTCTGGTGATCACCCAAGGCTTCAGCCAAGGCCTGGGCTCCTCTGTCACCCACCTTGTTGCCCCAGAACCTGAAAAGTACAACAGAGTCAACAGATAGTGTCAGTGAGAACCTGCCATGTGTTCTAGACATGTGCCTTTCCTCTCTGTGGCCCCAGTCAGAGGGGCAGGACCACCCAATCCCAGAAAGGCTTCAGGGGGACTCCTAGGTCCCAGCAAAGTGAACTTGCCTCCATTTTTTGGAGGGATGGCCAACCTTCACTCAGGTTTTTTAGCTTCTTTAAATCAGACTTACAAAATAGTTAGAGGCCCACCCAGTGTACACCCTCAGGGACGAGGAACTCATTCTCAAAGCCAATTCATGGTTGTGATATTTTTCCTGACATTAGGTCAGACGTGCTGGTGCTAACTGCCACCCATGAGTCTCTAACTACCTCTGGGACCCCCCAGAACAAGGCTAACTGTTCTTCCACAAGCCAGCTCTTCATCTCTTGCTCCTGCTTCACGTCCCCGGGCCCTTCACGGCATCTAACTTCTTCACCTATTGGCTCATACTCCTCAGACCCACCCTAATTTGGACACACCCCTTTTCAAAGGTGGAGCCCAGCTCATACCTTGGGACCTGGCCATTTTACGTGTGGGAAGTTAGGCTGGACCTGTAGGTGCCCATGTGAGCAGAGACAGTGGCCCTGAGATGCTCACTGCACTTTCACTCATCAGGTGAATAGTTATTGAGCTCTGGCCCTGTGCCAGCACTGCTCTGTGCTCCGGGGATGTGACACTGTAATAGCAAAAACCCTGCAAACAACCTAAAGTGTGCATCGACATGCAACCAGCTAAACACATCACGACATCCACCAGAATACTAAGcagctattctttaaaaaatgagatcatGTCATATGAAAAAAATGCCTATAATATActgttaagaaaaacaaaatgcaagCTACAGAACAATTTGTATCATATGATAGTGTTTGGGATTTTAGCACAGGGCCAGGCCCAGACAGGTACCTTAATAAATAACGTGTTGAAAGATAAACACCCCCTCGATGTGCAAGATGTGATCTCAAGCAGGAAGGAACTCGGTGGGGCCGCGGCCACCCTTTCCTAGACTCTGTGCTGCTACTAATGCATCCTGGAAAAGGTGCTGATGTCTCCAGCAACGCGGTCCCACTCAGGGCTCAAACTGAGCCGGAGGGCAACTTGCCTGCCTATAAAATGGGTTGGAACACCCGGCCCTAAGATCATTCTCTCTTCCTACAGTCTTGGGTTCTAAAGCCCCCAGTTCTTATCAAATGGATTCTAGTTTACACCAGGGGAAGACAGGACAGGAGAGGGGCTGCAGGGGACTGTACAGGTACAACACTGGAAGGTATCGCTCTGCCCAGCAAACAGAGGAAGCCCCACTCAGGGGCCCTGAGGTCTGCAGGACTGCCCTCCCCGCCTGTGTCtgacccctctcccctccctggcagGCCTGGCATGACCCTACAGGCGGCAAGGGCTCTGCAGGACTTGGTGCAGCCCCTCCCATCCTGGGTCCAGTGTCCAAACTTCCccacttccttctctttccttggcTCTCACCCTAGGCTGCGCatcatctggggagctttttaaaattactgattcctGGACCTTGTATCTGGATATttcatttaattggtctggggcaGGCAGTGGCATTCTTCAGGAGCTCCCAAGTGGTTCCAACCTATAGACAAAGGTGAGAAGCACAGCCCTAGCACCCTCCAGGACTTCCTGCCACCGCTCATGGGCtctgccctcccccaaccctgacATCCTGAACTTCCTGTTTATTGAGCGCCAGGCAAGGCAGAGGCAGCCGAGGGCCACCCACGCTCTCCCTGCCTCGCCCTCCCCACTGCAGCCTGGGCGGCCTCTGGGGCCTTTTGGCTGAAGAGTTGGCTTCGCCTGCCCCTGAATCCCCACAAGCCCCTCCGCCCCAGAATCCCACCTACCCCAGGAACTGCAGGGAGGTGTTGGCTCTGAGCCCCTGGGCCAGCACCTCGGCTCCCACGGCCGTGATGTGGTTGTTCCCCAGCCTGGAAGGAAAAGACAGAGGAGGCTGAGAAAGAGAGCAGGATGGGAGCACCGTTAGCGCCCCGGGACCGGGGTCTGGCGGGGGAAGTGCGGCCTGGACAGAGAAACAGGGGAGACAGCTTTGAGGACTTCTCTGCAGGATGCAGGAACCAGCCCTCCAGTTCCAGCTGGGCAGACGCAGTGTGTGCTGTTCATGCCGGCGGAGCTCCCTCAAGGCTCCTGCGGACTTCATTTTCCACCAGCAAAGGGAAAGGAGTGGAAGGGCCTGTTTTGCAAAGCAATGGGACAGGTTTGCGCAGGAACCACAACAGGCAGCCTTCCGGGAAGGAGGCTTCCCCCAGGGAGCAAGGGTGGACTCACTGTTCCACTCTCTCCTCGCTAGAGCCCGCCTCCCCCCTGCAGCCTTCCCAGATTCACTGTGGCTGCCGGGTAGCCTCTGCCTGTTTGGAAAGGGCCTGGGGCAGGCCCACGCGGCTGAAAGAAAGACAGGGATCCTGCTAAGCCTTCGGGCAGGGGTCGAGGAGGGGGTTTTAGCAAAATCCAGGCACCTCAGAGAGTTTCAGGGAGGTGCCCAGAACTCTCACCCACAGCTCGAGGCTTCCTGGAATAATAATACAGTTTCATCTTTCAAAGAACTTTCATACACTTTAAGCCACTCTGGCCGACAACAATCCTGTAgggcaggtattattattctcCTCCGGAAGGGGTGTGGCAGCCTCTCAGACCTCTGAGCTTCCTGGGTAACCAAGGGCCCCAGCTGCCGTGCTGAGAAGTCCGACGTCCCCTCTGCACCAAGGCCTATTTCCGACGGGCTGCTCCCAGCCAAGGACTGGGAGACCCGAGACTCCTCTGCTGGGCACACTGGCTGGAGGACTCCCCAACAGCCTTCTGTCCTCTCCCCGATCTGCACTGGGGTCTAAGATgcttcctcccacccctccttccttccctctctccctcactcagGGTCAGACCTGCACTGCAGTCGGCCAACTCTCCCAGCCTCCCCCAGCTTCCTTCCCCAATTTTCCCTCATAGGCATTTTTCCCAATAAATGTGTTGCACATCTAATCCCTCCTGGGAGGACTGGACGAACAGAATAAACGTGCTGAGAACTTACGTGACTTACCCACCATCTTTCAGGCACTAAGCTCCCTACAGAAAGCACTCACTACATTGTGCCAGCTTTTGATGTACGTTAACTCgcttaatcatcacaacaacctATGAGGTAGCTATAAccgttatctccattttatagaagggaaaacagagacacagaggtagtgggctgacccaaggtcacacagctaatgaggaTTCAAATCTCCAGGATGCTGGATCCAAACCTTGGttggtctggctccagagccctgtGCTCTCAACTATGATGCTATATTGACCAAAAACACAGGTCTCAAGTTCTGGGTGCAGCACCTTACTGCTACCCTACAGCCCTCCCTGGAGGTTGGGCCAGCCCAGCTCTGGCCACAGCTGCTCTCGGGTTCCAGGGTTGGGGGGAGCAGGTGGTGGCAGCAAAAGAGAGTCCCTGGTACAGAATGACACCTTTGGTGTTGGCCTCAGCAGCCCTGCCTGAGACTGAGTCAACAGTTTCAAAATGGCAGCTCCTATCCCTAAACCCAGCCCAGCAGGTAGAAAGAAAGGATGGAGGCAACTCCTCACTTTGTCTTCTTTTACTGCCTCATAAATccaggaggcaagaatatcccagagagaaagagaagccagGCCAACCCAAGGACTAGCTGGAGGGGCCACACAACAGTGTCAGATGGGAGAGAGACTCCAGTTGAGGCCGAGAGGGTTGGGAGCAGCAGAAACGCAGACTTCCCAGActggaccccccccccaccccaggcagtAGAAGGACCTTCTGAGAACTTTTTGGCAACTGGATGCCTCGCTGTGGTGACAAGTGACGGCTGCATTCCACCTCCTGCCAAGCACGTGCTCAGTGTACATCAGGGAACTCGGGCACCCCAGAGAGCTGGTGACACTCTTAGACACAGGGAAGAAAAAGGTCCTGGAAACCCTCTTCAGTCCTGGGAGATAAAGGTCAAAGGGCAGGAAGCCTCAGCAGAGTTGGTCCAGAGTTTGCTGGGGAGGTCACAGCATTAGTGAAACCCTGCTCACAACGAGACACTGCCCCTGTATTCAGCGAGGAGATCACGCGCCCATCATGAGCCGAGACCAGACCAAACTGATTCAGTTGTGGGGACGAGACACTGTCTCCAGGGGTAGGGAAGCCCCAGGCTCACCTCAAAGCCAAGAAATTCTGCTTGCATGCAAGGAGCTTGGCCATGGAGTGCGCACAGCCGTCGGTCAATTTGTTGTTGAAAAGACTGGAAAGTTCCGAGAGAGAAGAGACATGGAGATGAGATGAGGCACAGTGGACAGCGGCCACCCAAAGCCCGGGTAGCCGGGTCCCTCAGGACAGGAGTCCCCTGTGCCCTCCAGCCACGCAAACGTCCCTGTCCCAGCCTGTCCCTTGCTCACAGCTGTTGCCCAGGCGGCATGGCCTGGAGTGAGGCTGGGGACACGGGGCCAAACGTCCACGGCCCAGCCTGACTTACGCTAACTTCTGCAGCCGCTCACAGCGAAGGGCATGTTCAGTGAGCTTGCAGATGCCTCGGTCTGAGACGTTGTTATCTCGCAAgctataaaaaagacaaaataaataaatttgaaaacagagccgatgagagaggggaaaaaacGAACAAAACCCCAAAAGAGACCTTTGCTCAAGCCAGAAGTGCCAGCATCTGTGCTTCTTGGAAACGCCACAAGGAAAGAGCACCCCAGAAAAGTGGAGACTCCCCCATGCCTGGCCAGGGTGCTGACGTCACTCACTCTGTAGGGTGGGGGGCTTCGGAAGTGGGGACCCAGAGCCCACGCTAAAGAACCCTGGAATCCTCAGAAAGGCACTACCTAAGCTGAGGCACTTTTTCCAGCTCTGTAAAAGGGAAATGAGCATCGTGAAGGTTCCGAGGTAGAAAGGAGCAGATGCATGGGAAGGGTGCAGTGGGAGCTAGGCAGACCACCCCTGGGGGCTGCGGTGGTTACCACCATCCAGGTGAGCAGGTAGATGACCAGTTAGACAAGAGCGGCCCAAACTTTGGAAACCAGTACCCAATGTCAACACCCCTGCAAGCCAGCCCCTGCCTGGCAGGTCCCTTCTGACACTCTTCTGGGGGCAGCGTTCCCAAAACTCACCTGATCACAAGATCATCTGAAAGTGTCCCTAAAATACAGactctcgggaattccctggtggcacagtggttaagaatccacctgctaatgcaggggacacgggttcaatccctggtcagggaactaagatcccacacgcccgtggagcaactaagcccgtgtaccacaactactgagcctgcgctctagagcccatgctctgcaacaagagaagccaccccagtgagaagcccgcgcaccgcaaggaagagtagcccccgcttgctgcaactagagaaagcccgtgctttctctagttgcaacaaagacccaaggcagccaaaaataaaaaataaatcaataaaataaataaatataaatacagacTCCCGGGCCCCTCCCCTGGAGCTGGTGAGTCTGCAAGTGTGGGGAGGGGCTCAGGGATCTGTGTATTTTAATAACTGTGCCCATGATTCTGCATCTTCAGGCCAACTTGGGAGGCCCTGACTTAAAGGTTAACACCTCAGGCTCTCTGGAGTCCCTCAAAGGAAGTTCTGATCCTGgcagccacttactagctatttgCTGGTCCCTTTATCTGTAGAAAAGGAAGGATGGTAATGCCGACCTCACTGGGCTCTGGTGAGGATTTAAAGAGATAGCGCACATAAAGCCCTGTgcgcacctggcacatagtaaaagcTACCTGTAATATGATCGCTCGCACTTGTGGAGCACTTCCCAATAGTAACAATATTTAAtcttcttcaatcttttttttgtttctgtttcttttcttttcttctttaatctttaacgaagtaggtactattatgatGTTCAccagagagaaggaaactgaggcccagcaagtGAAGCGACTTCACTAAGGTTGCACAGCACCTAAAGGATTGCGGCCTAGGttttctggctccaaagcccactCTAAACGATGCCGTTGTACAGCCTCTCCCTTCCGGCCTGCTCTGGGCTCTAACATCAGATTCATGCATTGGTGCATCACAAAATCAACTCAGAAGGTTTGGAGcagcatttttaaattggaaagagaagagaaaggaaaaagagagcagAGTGTATCGCGGTTAATAGGTTATTTTGTGAAATTTCAATTTGACACGCCCGTGTGCCTGCTCACACCCTCTCCGACTGTGGGTCAGAGTCAAAAAACTTCGAAAGCCATCGCCCTAGAGTCAGAATCGGGGTCTAAAGAAACCTACACGCATTGGGGCACTTTGTGTATGGGGCTTCTTGAAGCCTGAGGGTTTCGGTTGGCATGGAAACAGCTTCAAGTGGGAGAGATGCAGCTTGGCACTGTGGGAGagaaacctctctctctcttttcctttctctctcttcccccccttccctcccttccccacttccctcccgccctccctgtcTTTGTCTCTTTCCCTCTGTCCCTCTGCCCCGCTCCCTCATTcactatctgtctctgtctctgtctgtctctgtctctctcacacacaggaAATGCCCACGCAGCAACCTCATGGTTTCTGCCCCTCCCCCGTAGCAATGGCGGTTTCAATACCCAAGTGTGTGTAGGGTAAAGCTCGGAGGAACTTGGTCAGGGACTTTCACTGTTAATGGAAAATCAAGCTGGTTCCCACAGAGCAGCAGTCTTCACAGTGTGGCCTCTGAACCGCTTGTAGCAGAATCACTGGGTTAAAAACCTACATTCCGGGgcccccacctcagacctacagAATGGAAACCACTGGGAACaggcccaagaatctgcatttccacAAGTCCCTTTGCACACTCCAGTCTGAGCATTAGAACCAGACCATACTGGTCTTTCTCTGAAAATCGAGGCAGGGCCCCAGCCTCCACCCAGCCCTTCCACACACTGTGGCGGTCACGTGGGCCTTCCCAGCCCAGGAGAAGGGGAGCCACTCAATCTAGGGATCCATCTATGAGGATTATCCAGATCAGAGGTTCTGGACCCCTTGGGGTTCAAGGACCCTTTGGAGAACTACTCTGGAGGTCCACTATCCAGAAAAACACACATTCATATTTCTATCAGGAGAACAGCTCCCACAGAGAGGTCTCGAAATTCCTGAATGCATATATCATGATTCCTCCTTCCTGGGGAACTAGGGTATTGTGTTGCCATCTTCCGTCTACCCGGCCAGATCCACTCTCCCCCTTCTCCGCCTGGCTCTCGGTGGGGAGCTGATTCCCGTGGACTACATCGTAGACACCCTGCTCCTGCTCCCTGTGGGTTAAGGCGAGAgttgggaggagaggaaggccaGGGTTTACCCCCAGCTCTCGTCTTTCCAGGCTGCTGCAGCCTCGGTCCTTTCAGACAGACCTCTCCGCATGCTCTTCTCAGCCAAGAgccactcctcccacccccaccccttcagGTCTAAGGAGGTCAACAGCCCTGTCCCTACCCCATCCCCACTGTCACCGGCCCCAGGACCCTGCACCATCTCTACCTGCTCTTCCTAACTCCTGCCCAAGCTTCTCTAAGCTGtccctttattaaactctcctcAAATCATCCAAATCAGCTTCCTCCCTATATATACATGTTTATCACATACATTAACTATGTATCATATACATATTAACTCTCCATGATAtgttatatattacattattattgcaTTATATTTATAAATCTATGACCATGGTCCTGATAACAAAGGCCACCACACAGTTTCTAGTACATATCCATGTGTTTGGCTCCATGCAGAAAAAAAATCTCGCTGCTTTGGCCCAGAGAAGGTAGGTCACCCTAATAAAGTCAAGGAGAGGTTTCTTCTTTGCTCAGAGTCAATCTAAGGTCACCGGGGGTAGACCAAAAGCCCTGGAGAGGCTGTGAGTCAATTTCAAGTTAAAGCTATAACTTCTGCTTTCTCAGAGGTTTAAAGCAGGGAGCAGGAATCACCTTTCAAGGCTGGAAGGGAAGTTGGGGAGCCTGCAGCATGCTGGCCACCTGACCTGGGCACACCCTCTGCCCTCATCTGGCCCAAGATGTGAAGAGAGGCCCACGGGGGCTGGGGCAGAAACGTGGGAAAGCTCACACCTTTAGACAGGGGCTGAGAGTAAGGGCCAGGCCAAAATCTCTGCACTACATAAGGAATAAAAAAGCAGGTGAAACTCTGTGGCCACTTTCTATCTCTTGGGTCTCGAAATTTCCACCTCATTGGGATTTTAAAGACTCTCATGGGActgtgggattaacagatgtagcctaccatatataaaatagataaacaacacggatttactgtataccacagggaactatattcaatatcttgtaacaatctacaatggaagagaatagaaaaaatatatagatatagacatatatatgtataactgaatcactttgctgtacacctgaaactgatacactatgtacatcaactatatgtccattaaaaataaataaataaataaattttaaaaaataaaataaaatctctcatGGGGTGCAAGTCACCTTTGATTTGGAGGTGGTTCCTAATACAAACACGTATTACACCCAACTTTGCCTGTGAGTTAAAGGTTGCCATGGTGCCTTTGAAGCCCGTCCATACACAGGTTGCTTGTGGAGAGCAGAGACTGGTAACCAGAAAGATGTGATTtgtgaatcctagctctgccatctcctatgtgaccctggacaagtcccCTCGTTTCTCGGAGCCTCTAATTGAGGATAATGGGGAAAATAATGTCCCTGCCTACAGCCCAGGGTGGTCATGGGGATTAAAGGAGGTATCTCTGGGAAGAgcataacacagtgcctggcacatggaccATTTCATGAATTACGGCTATCGCTATTATAAGTcgaaactaaggcccagactgGGGAGGGGACTCGGCTGGGGTTGCACCAAAGGGgtggcagggcctggggctgggcctgGACTCCTGGCTCCCAGCACGGGGCTCCCCTACCTGCACCCCGATGGTGGCATTCCCCCCGTGCCCAGCCAGCATCTCCCAGCAACACTCACTACAGAGCCTTGCAGACGCCGAGGCAAGGCAGCAGCTGCTCCACGCCAATGTCGCCCACAGAGTTGTGGTCCAGCTGCAGGGCCACAGGCTGCCGGAGGTGCCGCAGCACAAAGGCCAGGGCAGCACACTCGGCCGGGCCCACACTGCAGAATGTCAGCTTGAGATGCCCGACGTCCAGCCTACGCACAGCCTCCCGCGCCAGCCGCTCCTCCTGCATCTCATACAGGCTCCGGACGAGCCAGATGAAGCTGGGCATGGCATGCATGCTCTTGGCCTCGCCCGGCACGGCTGGTGGGATGCAGCGAAAGTGCTTGCGGAGGCTGCGGGCCAGACACCGCCGGGTGCAGGCCTGGCGGCAGAGCAGGGCCTTCTCAGACACCTGGCACTCGGCCAGCAGGCCCCGGCGCTCCTGGGACAACAGCCCCGCCAGGAAGGCCGCTGTGATCTGGAGGTTGTGCGGCTCGGCCCCCTGCAGCAAAGCGGCCACGCTGCCTTCTTTGTACCCGGAACCCTGCACGCACAGTTTGGGCAGCACCCTGGCCAGCGGCGAGCAGCCAGGCCCGTGACCGTTGAAGAGGTGTCTGAGCGAGGATGGCGGCGTGTCGGCACTGAGAGCGAGGTAGAACGCAGCGAAGAAGCACTGGAAAGTGATGTGCAGGAATTCCAGGGGGGCTGTGCTCCCAGGCACAACCCTCTTGGCACGCACCAGGAAGCCAAGAGAAACGTCCTCACTGTCGACGTGTGCTGCCTGCAGCTGCTTGGTGGAAAACACGTAGCAGCACGTGCCCAGGCCCCACAGAGCCAGGCGGCCGAGGCGCAGGAGGGTGGGGAACCGGCCCTGAAGCAGGCCAGCTCCCAGACCATGGGCCGCTGAGTCCAGCGGGGAGGCATGCAGCAGAAAGTGCTGCAGGATCAGGAGGTACATATCCGTGGTGGTCTTCGGGGACCCCCCGCCCTGCAGCAACAGTTCCTGGTGGCATTTGGACACCATCCAGGAGAAGACGGGCAGGTGGCACAGACTGTGCAGGGCCGAGGTGGCTCTGAGCAGGCGGATGAGGCGGTCGGCCACCCCAGGCTCGCGATGGCGCCTCCTCAGGTACAGTTCGATGCCCTCTTCCGAGAAGCCCTTGAGGCTGAGCTCTGTGCGCACATGTTTCCTGAGGCTCGCCGACACCGCGTCCGGGCGGCTGGTCAACACTTTGCGGGCATTCTTTAGCAGGTTGCCCTGCAGAAGGTTGAAGAGCAGACTCTGGACAGACGTGGGGGCGGTCGGACAGCAGTGACGTTCTCGATCCATGAACCTGAACTTGAACTCGTCAAAGCCGTCGAAGGTTAAGAGGATGCGCTCGGGGTGGTCGAGGAGGACCTGGAAGACGTCCTGCTGGCCAAGGTCGGGCCAACAGCAGTGTTCAAAGAGCAGTGTCCACACCGACAGCGGTTTCGCCAGGCACTGCAGCTGTCGGCAGCTGAATGGGAAGACGAAGATAAATTCCTGGAAGGCCCTCCCTGAAGCCCAGAGCAGGTGCAGTTGCTGCAGAAGCGTGCTCTTGCCGCTGCCCGCCTCGCCCACCACCAGCACAGTGTCCGCGTCTTCGTTGAGGTGGCCGCGGGTGCTGAAAAGCTCCTCCAGGCCCAGGGTGGCGGGGCTCTGCTGCAGAGGTCCAGCCATGTCCGCCTCCATCCGGATCTCTAGAGCATTCTCTGTATATATTTCCTCCAGGCAAAGGTTCTCTGTCCCATCGTAGGTGCTCAGGAAGCGAGACTGAGCCGATATCGTGGTCCTCAGCTTGGACATGTACCTCTTACAGGCGGCATCTGGAagacagaagaagaaacaaatgagGAGGCACCATGATGAAGATGGGACCGGACCAGAGGGTGGGCTGCCTGGGGGAATGGGATGTGACACATGGGCGGTGCTCATCCTGGCTCTCCACTCATAAGCTATGGACTTTGAGGTTGGTCACGTAACCTTCCCAAGACTCAGTTTTCTCCCCTGTGAAATGGGAGAAGCAGTGGTTCCTACCTTACATGGAGAGGGACCCATGTAAGAAACCATGGCCCAATGAAGACAATGCATGGCAGTTCTTTGTTCAGTGTCCCACACAAAGTGGTCAAAAGACATTGCCTAGCACCATTGTTATTACTGACATTGGAAAGAGCTATAGAAGATTAGAAGGAGCACCAGGTTGGGGTCAGAAGACCCACATTCTGAGGCCTGTCCCACCATATTGGTTCAGGAGCTGCAGACAAGTCCCCTCACCACTCAGCCTCAGTTGTTCTTCCTAAAGGGAAACAGAAGGTTTAAGGGCTTAGGAGCCC encodes:
- the NOD2 gene encoding nucleotide-binding oligomerization domain-containing protein 2 isoform X1, translating into MYTQDTFQAQRSQLVELLVSGSLEGFESVLDWLLSWEVLSWEDYEGLSLLGQPVSHLARRLLDTVWNKGAWGCELLTAAVQETQADRQPPELPGCWEPHSPHPARDLQSHRPAIVRRLYGHVEGVLDLAQARGFISQYECDEIRRPIFTSSQRARRLLDLATVKANGLAAFLLQCVQELPVPLALPFEDAACKRYMSKLRTTISAQSRFLSTYDGTENLCLEEIYTENALEIRMEADMAGPLQQSPATLGLEELFSTRGHLNEDADTVLVVGEAGSGKSTLLQQLHLLWASGRAFQEFIFVFPFSCRQLQCLAKPLSVWTLLFEHCCWPDLGQQDVFQVLLDHPERILLTFDGFDEFKFRFMDRERHCCPTAPTSVQSLLFNLLQGNLLKNARKVLTSRPDAVSASLRKHVRTELSLKGFSEEGIELYLRRRHREPGVADRLIRLLRATSALHSLCHLPVFSWMVSKCHQELLLQGGGSPKTTTDMYLLILQHFLLHASPLDSAAHGLGAGLLQGRFPTLLRLGRLALWGLGTCCYVFSTKQLQAAHVDSEDVSLGFLVRAKRVVPGSTAPLEFLHITFQCFFAAFYLALSADTPPSSLRHLFNGHGPGCSPLARVLPKLCVQGSGYKEGSVAALLQGAEPHNLQITAAFLAGLLSQERRGLLAECQVSEKALLCRQACTRRCLARSLRKHFRCIPPAVPGEAKSMHAMPSFIWLVRSLYEMQEERLAREAVRRLDVGHLKLTFCSVGPAECAALAFVLRHLRQPVALQLDHNSVGDIGVEQLLPCLGVCKALYLRDNNVSDRGICKLTEHALRCERLQKLALFNNKLTDGCAHSMAKLLACKQNFLALRLGNNHITAVGAEVLAQGLRANTSLQFLGFWGNKVGDRGAQALAEALGDHQSLRWLSLVGNNIGSVGAQALALMLEKNVALEELCLEENHVQDEGVCCLAKGLEKNSSLKVLKLSNNRITSLGAEALLQTLEKNDTILEVWLRGNTFSPEEIEKLSHRDTRLLL
- the NOD2 gene encoding nucleotide-binding oligomerization domain-containing protein 2 isoform X3 gives rise to the protein MYTQDTFQAQRSQLVELLVSGSLEGFESVLDWLLSWEVLSWEDYEGLSLLGQPVSHLARRLLDTVWNKGAWGCELLTAAVQETQADRQPPELPGCWEPHSPHPARDLQSHRPAIVRRLYGHVEGVLDLAQARGFISQYECDEIRRPIFTSSQRARRLLDLATVKANGLAAFLLQCVQELPVPLALPFEDAACKRYMSKLRTTISAQSRFLSTYDGTENLCLEEIYTENALEIRMEADMAGPLQQSPATLGLEELFSTRGHLNEDADTVLVVGEAGSGKSTLLQQLHLLWASGRAFQEFIFVFPFSCRQLQCLAKPLSVWTLLFEHCCWPDLGQQDVFQVLLDHPERILLTFDGFDEFKFRFMDRERHCCPTAPTSVQSLLFNLLQGNLLKNARKVLTSRPDAVSASLRKHVRTELSLKGFSEEGIELYLRRRHREPGVADRLIRLLRATSALHSLCHLPVFSWMVSKCHQELLLQGGGSPKTTTDMYLLILQHFLLHASPLDSAAHGLGAGLLQGRFPTLLRLGRLALWGLGTCCYVFSTKQLQAAHVDSEDVSLGFLVRAKRVVPGSTAPLEFLHITFQCFFAAFYLALSADTPPSSLRHLFNGHGPGCSPLARVLPKLCVQGSGYKEGSVAALLQGAEPHNLQITAAFLAGLLSQERRGLLAECQVSEKALLCRQACTRRCLARSLRKHFRCIPPAVPGEAKSMHAMPSFIWLVRSLYEMQEERLAREAVRRLDVGHLKLTFCSVGPAECAALAFVLRHLRQPVALQLDHNSVGDIGVEQLLPCLGVCKALYLRDNNVSDRGICKLTEHALRCERLQKLALFNNKLTDGCAHSMAKLLACKQNFLALRLGNNHITAVGAEVLAQGLRANTSLQFLGFWGNKVGDRGAQALAEALGDHQSLRWLSLVGNNIGSVGAQALALMLEKNVALEELCLEENHVQDEGVCCLAKGLEKNSSLKVLK
- the NOD2 gene encoding nucleotide-binding oligomerization domain-containing protein 2 isoform X2, with the protein product MYTQDTFQAQRSQLVELLVSGSLEGFESVLDWLLSWEVLSWEDYEGLSLLGQPVSHLARRLLDTVWNKGAWGCELLTAAVQETQADRQPPELPGCWEPHSPHPARDLQSHRPAIVRRLYGHVEGVLDLAQARGFISQYECDEIRRPIFTSSQRARRLLDLATVKANGLAAFLLQCVQELPVPLALPFEDAACKRYMSKLRTTISAQSRFLSTYDGTENLCLEEIYTENALEIRMEADMAGPLQQSPATLGLEELFSTRGHLNEDADTVLVVGEAGSGKSTLLQQLHLLWASGRAFQEFIFVFPFSCRQLQCLAKPLSVWTLLFEHCCWPDLGQQDVFQVLLDHPERILLTFDGFDEFKFRFMDRERHCCPTAPTSVQSLLFNLLQGNLLKNARKVLTSRPDAVSASLRKHVRTELSLKGFSEEGIELYLRRRHREPGVADRLIRLLRATSALHSLCHLPVFSWMVSKCHQELLLQGGGSPKTTTDMYLLILQHFLLHASPLDSAAHGLGAGLLQGRFPTLLRLGRLALWGLGTCCYVFSTKQLQAAHVDSEDVSLGFLVRAKRVVPGSTAPLEFLHITFQCFFAAFYLALSADTPPSSLRHLFNGHGPGCSPLARVLPKLCVQGSGYKEGSVAALLQGAEPHNLQITAAFLAGLLSQERRGLLAECQVSEKALLCRQACTRRCLARSLRKHFRCIPPAVPGEAKSMHAMPSFIWLVRSLYEMQEERLAREAVRRLDVGHLKLTFCSVGPAECAALAFVLRHLRQPVALQLDHNSVGDIGVEQLLPCLGVCKALYLRDNNVSDRGICKLTEHALRCERLQKLALGNNHITAVGAEVLAQGLRANTSLQFLGFWGNKVGDRGAQALAEALGDHQSLRWLSLVGNNIGSVGAQALALMLEKNVALEELCLEENHVQDEGVCCLAKGLEKNSSLKVLKLSNNRITSLGAEALLQTLEKNDTILEVWLRGNTFSPEEIEKLSHRDTRLLL